The window GTTTGCTTCGCCGACAGAGGCGCTTCTCGGCGATTTGAGAGTGCCTGTCGCAAGCCATGGGGGGCGGCTCTCTCGGTTGGTTTAGCGCGACGTGCCGCGGGAAGGAGGGTAAAGGCAATGAGCGGGGAACGCGAGCACCGCGGCCGGGCGGGCTATCCGGAGCGCATTGTCTGCCTGACCGAGGAAACCACCGAAACCCTTTATCTGCTGGGGGAAGAGGACCGCATCGTGGGGGTCTCCGGGTACACGGTACGCCCTCCGGAGGCGCGTTCCAAGCCGCGAGTCTCGGCTTTCATCAGCGCTCGACTGGACAAGATCGAGCAACTGCGCCCCGATCTGGTGCTGGCCTTCTCCGACCTGCAGGCCGATATCGCCGCCGAATTGATCCGGCGGGGATTGACCGTTCTGACATTCAATCAAAGGAGCGTGAAGGAGATCCTGCAGGTGATCGGGACGCTGGCCGATCTGGTGGGTGTGCCGCAAAAGGGCACGGCCCTGGTCTCGGAGCTGTCGAGCGGCCTGGAGGCGATCGAGGCGTCGGCCCGCCGCTTTCCCCGCCGCCCGCGGGTGTTTTTCGAGGAGTGGAAAGATCCCTTGATCAGCGGCATTCAGTGGGTGGAAGAGCTTGTAGAGCTGGCCGGGGGCGAGACCGTCTTTCCGGAACTCCGTCAAAAGCGGCTGGGGCGGGACCGAATTGTGGATCCGGGCACCGTGCTCTCGCGCGACCCGGAGGTCATTATCGCTTCCTGGTGCGGCGTCAAGGTCAACAAGGATCGGATCAGACAACGAGCCGGATGGTCCGAAATGGCCGCCGTCCGCCTGGGGCAGATCTACGAGATCAAATCCACCTACATCCTGCAGCCCGGGCCGGCGGCTCTGACGGAGGGTTTGCGCCAGATCCACCTCATTCTGGCCCAAGTCAGCGGCATTGAAGTGGATAGTCGGCTCAGGCCGAGCGAGCGGGTCGACCCCGACCTGGAATCTCCGGCGCCTTCTGATTAGCCGGGACCCCGCCCTGCCGCAGCTTTGCGGCGTCGCGATTGCCCCCCTCCGCATCAGCCTTCGCCTGCGGCTCGGCTTCTGCGACTCCCCCTCAAGGGGGGAGTGAT of the Acidobacteriota bacterium genome contains:
- a CDS encoding cobalamin-binding protein, which gives rise to MSGEREHRGRAGYPERIVCLTEETTETLYLLGEEDRIVGVSGYTVRPPEARSKPRVSAFISARLDKIEQLRPDLVLAFSDLQADIAAELIRRGLTVLTFNQRSVKEILQVIGTLADLVGVPQKGTALVSELSSGLEAIEASARRFPRRPRVFFEEWKDPLISGIQWVEELVELAGGETVFPELRQKRLGRDRIVDPGTVLSRDPEVIIASWCGVKVNKDRIRQRAGWSEMAAVRLGQIYEIKSTYILQPGPAALTEGLRQIHLILAQVSGIEVDSRLRPSERVDPDLESPAPSD